The Jiangella alba genome includes the window TCCGCGGCGATCTCCAGGCCGACCGTGCCGCCGCCGGCGATGACCCGCGCATCGTCGAACGGCGAGACGAACGTCAGGCCGCGCTCGGCGACCAGCTCGCGGACCCGGCTGTCGCGCTCGGGCGGCGGCACCATGACGACCTCGGCGCCGAGCGCCCGCGTCGCGGCGACCTTCACCGGCGCGGCGGCGTCGGGCATGACGACGGTGGCGGCGATGCCCTGCTCGCGGGCGGCCCAGGCCAGCGCCTGCGCGTGGTTGCCGCTGGAGTGCGTGACGACGCCGCGCTTGCGGGCGTCGTCGTCGAGCAGGGCGACGGCGTTGAACGCGCCGCGCAGCTTGAACGCACCGGTGGCCTGCAGGCCCTCCGGCTTCAGCCACAGGTCGCCACCGGACCACGCGGCCGGGATCAGGGGCGTGCGGACGGCGACGCCGTCGAGCCGCCGGGCCGCCGCGCGGACGTCGTCGAGACCGACCAGGCCGGGTGCGTCATCCATCGCAGCATCATCGCCTACGCACCCGGCGCGCGGGCGTCAGGCCCGCTCGGCCTGCCACATCCAGTACTGCTTCTCCAGCTCCTCGACGGCGTCGAGCAGGATGTTGTTGCTGACCGGATCGGCGTCCTCGACGTCGTGGGCGCGCTGGCGCATGCGGGCGATGATGCCGTCGTACAGCCCGACGAACGTCGCCACCACGTCGTCGTCGCGCACCCAGCCGGCGTCGAGCCGGGGCAACTGGGAGTCGCGGGCGACCGTCTCGGCGCGGCCGTCGGCCGGGCTGCCGACCGTCACCGACCGCTCGGCCACGATGTCGGCGTGCTTCCGCGCGGTGTCGACGACCTCGTCGAGCTGGAAGTGGACGGTGCGGAAACGCGGACCGGTGACGTTCCAGTGCGCCTGTTTGCCGGCCAGCGAGAGGTCGATCAGGTCGACGAGGGCGTCGCGCAGAGCCTCCGTCACGACCTTGTGGGCGTCGTCGGCGAGCGGGCTGTGGATCGGCGTCATGGTGGACCTCCTCGGTTCGGCTCTCCTGTGTCCGTAACCGATCCGCGGAGTTTCACCCGGTGGGTCAGCTGCCGACCAGCTCCGGCTCGACCTGGCGGTCCTCGAACCGCGTCGAGATGACCAGGGTGGTGCGGGTGCGCGCGACCCCCTCGATGCGGACCAGACGGCCCAGCAGCCGCTCGAGCCCTTCGACGTCGGCGACCCGGACCTTGAGCATGTAGGCCTCGTCGCCGGCGATGAACCAGCAGTCCTCGACCTCCGCGACGTCCTCCAGCCGCGCGCCGACCTCCTCGTGACCGGCGGAGTCGGACAGCACCAGCCCGATCAGCGCCGTCAGCCCCAGACCCAGCGCCGACGGTTCGACGGTGGCGCGGTAGCCGGTGATGACCCCGCGGTCCTCGAGCCGGCGCACCCGCTCCTGGACGCTCGGCCCGGACAGCCCCACCAGCCGGCCCAGCTCCGCGTACGACGCCCGGCCGTTGGCCCGCAACGCCGCGACAAGACTCGTATCGACGGTGTCCATGGCGCTCCATCCTCGCAGCGCCCCGGAGCGCGCCGCCAACGTGGTGGGGATCACCCGGTTCGAGATTGTCCCGTGACCTGGCCGTGACTTAGAATCTAAGGCACAAGGCCGCTTGTTGCCTTTGATTTGATTGAATTTCCTCACAGGGAGTGACGTTGTACGGCTTGGAGTACGCCCAGACCCGCATCGACGACCTGCGTCGGGAGGCGGAGAAGGCGCGCCAGGCAGCCGCCCTCCGCGCCGGCCACCGCACGCGCCGCCGGCTCTTCTCCTGACCCGCGCTCCGGCCGGACGACGCTTGCCCGGACAAGCGGAATCCGGTCCGGGGTGCGTCGCGCCCGGCGCACCACCTAGGCTGGTGGAAAGGAACACAGCTCGACCGGGGAGGTCGCACGGTGGGTCGGGTACTACCAATCGTGGTCGCCATAGCGCTGCTCGTGTACGCGCTGATCGACTGCCTGCAGACCGACTCCACCCGGTTCCGGTCGCTGAACCGGGTCGCCTGGGTGGCCATCATCGTGCTCATCCCGCTGATCGGGCCCATCCTCTGGCTGGTCATCGGCAAGGAGCGGGCCCGCCCGCAGCGCCCCACCGGGCCGCCCCCTCGTCCCCTCGCCCCCGACGACGACCCCGAGTTCCTGCGGCACCTGCGCGACAGCGACAGCAAGCACGAGCAGATGCTCAACCAGTGGGAGGCCGACCTCCGCCGGCGTGAGAGCGAGGTCCAGCGCAAGAAGGACGCCGAAGCGGCGCAGGCCGCCGAAGAGGCCGAGGCCCGCCGTCAGGCCGAGGCCCGCAAGCGCGAGGACGAAGCCCGCCAGCACACCGACGACGAGGACGACTCCCGCTAGTCAGCGGGCGCGCCGCTCCTCGGGGCGGCCGGGCCCCGGGTATGCCTGCCCGACGCGGTGACGGTGGCGCCAACAGTTGGCACCACCGTCAACACCCCCGACACCACTACCGGGCCCAGGGGCTCAGGCCGGCCGACGCCGCCGCCCCCGCGCAGGCTGTCGCCGAG containing:
- a CDS encoding Lrp/AsnC family transcriptional regulator — encoded protein: MDTVDTSLVAALRANGRASYAELGRLVGLSGPSVQERVRRLEDRGVITGYRATVEPSALGLGLTALIGLVLSDSAGHEEVGARLEDVAEVEDCWFIAGDEAYMLKVRVADVEGLERLLGRLVRIEGVARTRTTLVISTRFEDRQVEPELVGS
- a CDS encoding PLD nuclease N-terminal domain-containing protein codes for the protein MVAIALLVYALIDCLQTDSTRFRSLNRVAWVAIIVLIPLIGPILWLVIGKERARPQRPTGPPPRPLAPDDDPEFLRHLRDSDSKHEQMLNQWEADLRRRESEVQRKKDAEAAQAAEEAEARRQAEARKREDEARQHTDDEDDSR
- a CDS encoding threonine ammonia-lyase, with amino-acid sequence MDDAPGLVGLDDVRAAARRLDGVAVRTPLIPAAWSGGDLWLKPEGLQATGAFKLRGAFNAVALLDDDARKRGVVTHSSGNHAQALAWAAREQGIAATVVMPDAAAPVKVAATRALGAEVVMVPPPERDSRVRELVAERGLTFVSPFDDARVIAGGGTVGLEIAADRPDAGTVLVPVGGGGLISGIGVAVKALAPGTRVVGVEPELAADARDSLARGERVAWDPADTYRTIADGVRLPVVGELTWEHIRRHVDEIVTVPEDAILAAMRLLALRGRVVAEPTGALTTAAFLAEPARFGRAVAVVSGGNADPAQLARVLTSPGA
- a CDS encoding Dps family protein; the protein is MTPIHSPLADDAHKVVTEALRDALVDLIDLSLAGKQAHWNVTGPRFRTVHFQLDEVVDTARKHADIVAERSVTVGSPADGRAETVARDSQLPRLDAGWVRDDDVVATFVGLYDGIIARMRQRAHDVEDADPVSNNILLDAVEELEKQYWMWQAERA